In the genome of Nocardioides seonyuensis, one region contains:
- the lnt gene encoding apolipoprotein N-acyltransferase, translated as MLLRCFTAVGGGLALAAAFEPVGLAWLMPPAVAVLVLAVRDLPLRRAWVVSLLFGVAFCFAVMVWMRAVGTDAWIAMCSVEAAFFVPLGLGLALAVRHRWWPLWTALWWVAIETWRGDWPFSGMPFGRLAYATADTVWAPALPWVGMTGVSLLVALSGTTLAWLVVAGRRRPVAAVAGLAALAVVIAGPWVWRYSTDTDGELTVAAVQGDVPGSGTDVAAVHRGVTANHVAATEELARAVRAGERPAPDLVVWPENSTAVDPFRDSEINAAVQRAVDAVGVPILVGAMVDAPRETQVLNQGIVWRPGAGGGDRYTKRHPVPYGEYIPFRGSLFPSDYGKLRMIPRDMVRGTRLEPLRAAGTRVADAICFDVAYDDGIADQLQRGGELITVQTSNAMFINTGQIDQQFEISRLRAIEGGRWVVVAAINGVSGIIAPDGEVVASAAPRTQEVLVETVGLSSQVTPASRAGVWTGRLIVLLVLAHAVSCVAASRRERRHGTLSPPGSARVERTAAVQ; from the coding sequence GTGCTGCTCCGCTGCTTCACTGCCGTCGGTGGGGGCCTGGCACTCGCAGCAGCGTTCGAGCCCGTGGGCCTGGCCTGGCTGATGCCGCCGGCCGTGGCCGTCCTCGTGCTGGCGGTGCGGGACCTCCCCCTGCGACGCGCCTGGGTCGTCTCGCTGCTCTTCGGGGTGGCTTTCTGCTTCGCGGTGATGGTCTGGATGCGAGCCGTCGGGACCGATGCGTGGATCGCGATGTGCAGCGTCGAGGCAGCCTTCTTCGTCCCTCTCGGGCTTGGGCTCGCCCTCGCGGTGCGACACCGCTGGTGGCCCCTGTGGACAGCGTTGTGGTGGGTGGCGATCGAGACGTGGCGCGGTGACTGGCCCTTCTCAGGCATGCCCTTCGGGCGTCTCGCCTACGCCACCGCCGACACGGTCTGGGCTCCGGCGTTGCCGTGGGTGGGGATGACCGGCGTCAGCCTGCTGGTCGCCCTCAGCGGTACGACGCTGGCGTGGCTCGTCGTCGCCGGACGCCGGCGGCCTGTCGCGGCCGTCGCCGGGCTGGCGGCCCTGGCCGTCGTGATCGCCGGACCCTGGGTGTGGCGCTACTCCACTGACACCGACGGTGAGCTGACGGTCGCGGCCGTCCAGGGGGACGTCCCCGGCAGCGGCACGGACGTGGCGGCCGTCCACCGCGGCGTCACCGCCAACCACGTCGCCGCCACCGAGGAGCTCGCCCGTGCGGTGCGAGCTGGCGAGCGACCGGCCCCGGACCTCGTCGTGTGGCCCGAGAACTCCACGGCTGTCGACCCCTTCAGGGACAGCGAGATCAACGCCGCGGTCCAGCGGGCGGTCGACGCGGTGGGTGTCCCGATCCTCGTGGGTGCCATGGTGGACGCACCGCGGGAGACCCAGGTCCTCAACCAGGGGATCGTGTGGCGGCCCGGGGCCGGGGGAGGCGACCGCTACACCAAGCGTCATCCGGTGCCCTACGGCGAGTACATCCCCTTCCGTGGTTCGTTGTTCCCCTCCGACTACGGCAAGCTGCGCATGATCCCTCGCGACATGGTCCGTGGCACGCGCCTGGAGCCGCTGCGCGCTGCGGGGACCCGCGTGGCGGACGCGATCTGCTTCGACGTCGCCTACGACGACGGCATCGCCGACCAGCTGCAGCGAGGCGGAGAGCTCATCACGGTGCAGACGAGCAACGCGATGTTCATCAACACCGGCCAGATCGACCAGCAGTTCGAGATCAGCCGACTGCGTGCGATCGAGGGTGGCCGGTGGGTCGTGGTGGCGGCGATCAACGGCGTGTCCGGGATCATCGCCCCCGACGGCGAGGTCGTTGCCAGCGCCGCGCCCCGCACCCAGGAGGTGCTCGTCGAGACAGTTGGCCTCAGCTCCCAGGTGACTCCCGCCTCGCGGGCGGGCGTCTGGACCGGGCGACTCATCGTGCTGCTGGTCCTCGCCCACGCCGTGTCGTGCGTGGCCGCCAGCCGACGAGAGCGTCGGCATGGCACGCTGTCTCCGCCCGGTTCGGCGCGTGTCGAGCGGACCGCGGCAGTCCAGTGA
- a CDS encoding hotdog domain-containing protein, translating to MTEIVGTRVVHRRYVPYSHAHYAGNLVDGAYSLGLFGDVATEMCIRTDGDEGLFASYSDVQFRAPVRAGDVLEITCEVVKAGTRSRVMEFAVHVVARGEATPESPGAAAVLVEPVLATTATGTVVVPPRS from the coding sequence ATGACCGAGATCGTCGGGACCCGTGTCGTCCACCGGCGCTACGTGCCCTACTCGCACGCCCACTACGCCGGCAACCTCGTGGACGGTGCCTACAGCCTGGGGCTCTTCGGAGACGTCGCCACCGAGATGTGCATCCGCACCGATGGCGACGAAGGGTTGTTCGCCTCCTACTCGGACGTGCAGTTCCGGGCCCCCGTGCGCGCCGGGGACGTCCTGGAGATCACCTGCGAGGTCGTCAAGGCAGGCACCCGCAGTCGTGTCATGGAGTTCGCCGTCCACGTGGTCGCGCGTGGCGAGGCCACGCCCGAGTCGCCGGGCGCGGCGGCGGTGCTCGTGGAGCCCGTCCTCGCCACGACAGCGACGGGGACTGTCGTCGTACCTCCACGCAGCTGA